The Acipenser ruthenus chromosome 15, fAciRut3.2 maternal haplotype, whole genome shotgun sequence genomic sequence TACAAATCCAATAAACAAAGCTATAAAATTGATTTagatcgatttaaaaaaaaaaaaaaaaaaagccttcacaGACCCTGTTcacaattgtaaaaaataatttgcatgGGTATATGGAAGCTGTGGTTTGCATAGGCAATTGGGAAATTGATACAGTACTAACAACAGCTGGGAGATGACTGCAAAACAGCTTTGATGCTGAGTTTAGCATTATACTGTACTATAGATGGGTTGTTATAAATACATGCTGTACAAAAGCTCTGGGTTACAAATATCTATAAAGCAAGGGCACATAGGCATTTgtgcaaatcaataaaaaaaacaacgtgCTAGATACTGGAGTTCAAATAACCAACTGCACACATCGAACATTGCTTTTTCAATCTGTTACAGGTTATTTATGTTCAAAAGGCAACGGTCTAGAGAAACAAATTAAACAGgacagaaataaagaaaaaggGTGTGCATTATATTAACCCTAAAGTATACGATTCCTTCGTGTCCTTGATATTCATCTTCAGAGCTATCCATGGTCTCTGTTTTccctttttcatttgtttaaccAAAAATTATTATCTCTCCAGCCAGCTGAGCACCTGTCTTCTGTTCAAGTCAGTCTGGCTAACTGTTTCTTAGTTTAACAAAAGTTTAACCAATAACGTCACGGTGGATAGAGTATTGctggaaaataaaatagaatGAATGATTAACCTTAAAAAAACTAAGAGATTCTGTTCTTCTGTCCTAACAAAGTTTTATCAAATTTGGGTGCGCAGTTCCCAAGATATAGCTTTTTATAGCTAAGCCAAACAGGGGTCACGACCATGAAAAAGTAGATTACCATGACAGTATGTATTACAATGTAAAATAAGAGAATGACAGCGTGTCAAATTTAAACCATTATCTTAATAAAAGCTTTTGGTACCCATGACCTCATGAACTCAGGAGAACTCCCATAATCAAATTCATTGTAATATGGAATAATGCCATAAGGAGAATTCCGGGAGTTTGTGTTATTCCAGTTACATTTGAAAATagctgggaaaaaaaaagttaaaacagcCATACATGTTTCCTTGCTCCTGGCATATTTACATCCATGCAACTTGACTTTTATACCCTGGCCTTGATAGAAACATAAACTACTGCAATCCTGGCTTTGTTTCAAGCATGGCACACTCACCCCTGGCGGCTGTGTTATCTGTATTCCAGTGCCGGGTGCTGTAAGCGTATGACGTCCCTGTGTGTGTGAACCCGACAATTTCGAGGGACCCTGCTCTCCCCCCGCGCCATGGGAGCAGATACCTGTTCTGAAGCAAAGGAGGAGAGGTTAGAGCCAGACTGAAGAGAAGGCAAGAGGCCAAGGGAGCATAAGCAGGGTTAGCACTCGGAAAGGGTGAAGGAGGTAGGCTTGCAGGGACTGTTATtaaattgcatgtttgattacagGGAAGTACATTGAGCAGCACATTGATGTATAGTTGTGGATGGTATTGTATAGCACAAGTCAATTTTGTATCTGCGTAAGTGTTGTACAGCTATTTCTTAATTTCCAATgttagttttattaacattagAAATAAAGAACTGTACACACTTTACAGAAAACAAGCTGCCTCAGCCCACCAACTTACAATGATGACTAACCATCCATCAAACCACCCAGATCCTCATGCGCTACACATTATACCAGACATACTGTAAACACAAGTAAAGGAAAGCATGTGATGCCATCTCTCTGAATCTTTACTGATTGAACTCAAAGTCTTACTGATTACTGATGCAGAAGTAGGTCAATATGACCTTTGAGGACTTGCGTGCTAGAGTAATCGTATTGATTTTCAACAGAGCTTCTTAAAGAGAAAgaagtgaaaacaaaatatggGTGTCCCTATCCCCACTATTCCCCAACAGGAGAAATTAAAATTCAGAAAAACCTAATTGTGCCGGTAAACATAGGACATCACTTACTTACTGATTCATCAGCACAGAGAAAGTGAAGACAGTGTAAATCTAATCCAGAAAGATACTGGTATTAACAAGACAGGTTCCTTATCAAGTCTGACATTACCCAAGCGCTCTTTCAACTCTTTCActtaactttacagaaagactaccctAGGATAAccaatagtttcagtgtcttatactgaaaacaacaacaatgctcATAGATATACATATCAGTATATTCGATTAGTTTAGTAGGGCCTATTATTAGCATATTCACTTccacttttaaaatgttactaaTGGAAAACAGGCTGCCAATCATTGTTCTTAAACTAAAGCATATTGCCATACAGTACAGCCGCTCGCTGCAGTGTCAGTACAGTCATCACTGTAGCAGAAGCTCATTTAGTTGTTGGTGTATAAAGCaatgtttaaaaatgcatatgATGTCATCCATGGTTTTGTATCACTTTTGAACAAACTTCTAGcaaaatacaacaacttttacATAGGGTACATTATTATCTGCAGCTGCCttcaattgttattattattattatttatttcttagcagacacccttatccagggcgacttacaattgttacaagatatcacattatttttacatacaattacccatttatacagttgggtttttactggagcaatctaggtaaagtaccttgctcaagggtacagcagcagtgtcccccagctggaattgaacccacgaccctccgctcaagagtccagagccctaaccactactccacactgctgccctgttaccAACCGACTAAAATTCAGTAATATTGTAAGACTACATCCACCTGTGACCGCCCTTCGAGTAAATCACAGACACAACAGCGATACATGCCATATGCAGTTAATTTTACAGCCCTGCATTTTAATTCAACATCACTATACCATGGTTAAACACTGGATATTATAATCTAACTGTGCCACAGATGTACCGCTATTTCTATCATACAAATGTATGGGCTAACTTGTTACAGTATATTGACTCAAATAAACCGTTTAATAATATGCCAGTGTATGCCTCTACTGTGCATGCAGGACATGGATATGTATGATAATATTGTAGTGTACGACACATTGGACAGATATCTTCTTTCGTTTTAAATAGGTCACATACTTCGTGCTTAAACTAAAATCCCTTCTCGAATAAAATTTAACTAAGAAATACAATATTAGTCAAATAATTTCGCAGACATACCATGACATAACAGCAAGATGTTGTCGGTTGTTGTTGAGGTTGGTTGTACGTTCAGATGTTACCACCTCGAATAAAAATGCATTCTTGTACAAATCGGGTAATTTGGGGGAATGGCTTACATCGCCGCTTTTCGAGTTGCGtggatttttttaaagttgtCCAAGACAAATGTTACTGTTTCTCAAATACCGGTATCGCACAGCATAATTCCAGAAATCAGCACCACCCCATCCATAAAAAGTAACAGTCACCGAAAATGATACGTTGTTAACACATGACtgataatattgtttttaaagataCGCATAGCATAGCATAAAACAGAAAAGATTAGAAATCGGTAACTCACCGGTTTGTTTGAAATATGTCCCTTCTTTTCGTACCTCTTTTGTCTCTCGGTGGTGCAGCGTTTTCACTGTCCACTATCCCTCCCTCACTGCACCGCCACCCAGGAAGTTGagtcacagacaaaaaaaaaaaaacaccgtaCTCTCGCTTCAAATATCTCCTGTTTTACCGTTAATATTTGATCCGACTTGGCGTTTAtttacagaatgaaaaaaaaaaacaaatgcaatcacataaaaaaaacaatcagcaAACGAACAACATGTAATTCATGTCAGCAAAAATTACATAAAAGTCAACATGTTTATGGGTGCAGACATCTTTGTTAAGGTCATGGAGTAGCTGCCATTTTTCAAAGGGGAAGCGTTGGATGCCATCTTTGTGAGTGGCATAAAACACCTTTTTTGAGGCACTTTGACCCACAGTCAAGTTAGTTTACCTTAAATACAATTAACTGTTGCTTGTTGACTTAATTACGCGACATAGTAGTCTTCTGTGCAATTCTACTTCACAAGCAACTATTGTTGACAGCCCAGTTTGTTTCCATTGTCCAAAGCCAGGGAAACACATTTGATTCCTACAGCATTTGAAACCTTTTTAGCCACTATCATACTCTAGCATTAAAATTAAGAAGTGCATTACTTCTAATTACCTTGTATGACACAGTATAATCAGAGCAATTCAAAGTAGTACACTGCACTCTTGTGGCGTGACCTGAACTGGAATGATGGTCAATCTGTACAGTATTGTTAAGAGATTCCAGTTTGGGTGTAAATATGAAGTACTGTTGTACTGGTGAAGTTGTATTAACTCGTACCTATAggtttctttttcaatgtcttttccCGATATTATGGAAGACAgaataataatatgtttaaaaataaaacaaaatacaggccGAGTAACACAAAGTACAGCAAAGTATATCCAACGGCTATTATACTACACCCCAAAAACACAAATACCGTAGACTTAGATACAATAGCTTAAAGAGGTCTTTAAAAACTACCAAAGCATCACTTGTACAgttgttcactttttaaaatgaaaaaaggcGAACGGAAACCCTTCGAACGTTAGGTAATAGTCTTACTAATTTAATGAACATGTACCGCTCATTGAAACTAATTATTCGCTTTTAACTAGCTTGTATAACTACTGTAGTTCATACACTTTTCATAGCACACTTCTTGCAGGTTGTCCTGGCTGTGTCAAAATAAATCTCAATGAACTGCCGATGCTGCTGCGGTGATTGGTCTGTTCGCGGACAAGCTGTGAGTTTCGCTAGTCACGTGATTAAGGTTCAACACGTCACGTGATGACAACTTCACTTGAACTGTCAGGAAAGCCgaattattattactgtgttttataaagTGAACAGAAATTAACGCGTTATTACTTTTAAATTCAAAATATTTCAATGAAGAAAAGACTCGTCTTACTtggaaaaacaaaatcataaataTTGTTTGCTTGCAACACCACATTATTCGTTTTACTTTATAATTGTTGTTTAGTTTTCtaaatttgtgtgtgttttttattttattttgcctgtTGTACATTTTTAAGTCGTGCTCGTTCTTAAGGATTACAGCGAGTGCCAATGACAACTTCTAAAGCAAAGCACACAGGTTCCGGCAAAACTTTAATAATTGAAGATGGTAAGTTATGTTTTTCAGTGCTGAACATTTATTTATGAATGAGCGAGTGCCGTAATAATGTCTTCTCGACCTGTGATTTTAATTTTTCTGTTTGATTTATAGGGTGCAGCCTTGAACGGGGGCGGTTTcactatatttatattattatttgagtCATCCGGGTGCTACTCAGCATTGTACGAGCACCGGCTACCCCGAGTCCAGTCGTTGATGCCGAGTGTTGTCTGCTCAGCATCTCTCAATAACTGTTTTGTTGATCACTGTTCGGAGTTACCCGCTTCTCTTGACATGCTGAAATGTTGTCCATTAATActgattaaaataaaatcaaaagggATGGACAGTTATCTGGGAAACTGCAGAGCGATACCTTACTGTTACTGCAAGCTTAATTAGTCCCACTTTTATTTTGtgtgaataaaatattttattatttttcaaaatgaatgtTTGTATTTGAGAGTATATAATACAACTGCCTTCTTACAGTAATGTAAGGCACATCTCATTGATTACATATTTTGACCACCACCTTCTTTATTCCAGTACATATAAGTTAAAGCAattttcaaaatatgttttgtatggTTAAATCATTCATCTAATCGGTAAtcctttgtatttatatattccattgcttttagtgtttgtattattattattattattattattattattattattattattattattattattattaaatactcTCTGATACTTGCTTTGTGTAGATGAACCACAGGAAGAATCAGATGAAATGAATCCCTTTTCATTTAAGCAGTTTATCCATAGTAAGAACCAGCCTACGTCTTCAACGCAAGATACCAACGAAAAGAAAAGGAACCAAAAGGTTAAAGTATTGTACTTTTTACCTGTATATGACACTGCACAAACAGGATAGCACAGAGCACTGCACATACATGACATTGATTAATACTTTGAATATCTTAAATCCTTTATGTACAGTAATTAACAATCAAGATGGCCCTGTGAACAAGGTGCTTGCATCTCAGTGGACTAATCCTGAATAAATaacttctaaaaaataaatacatgtcaaaTCAGTCTGCATGGGTTGTAGGACTAGTAGTAACTAAATGAATACAATGAAAGTAGTAAATTATATACTGTAACCAGGGGGTGGGGGCATGTTATTGGCAATTGATCTATAGCTGTTGATGCAGCCCAAGTTCAATAGCTGTCTTTCATCTTGCAGAAGCTACTTGGTAGCACCTTTATTGTGGAAAAGGGCACTGCAACTCCTCAGGGCTATAACTTCAACCTGGATGTCCAGGAGCCATTCTTTTCAGATCCCACAATGCACAGCCCGTCTGTGCAGGAGGAAGATGAAGATGAGGAAGAGGGTGACTGGAGCGGGAGTTACCAGCCTTCAGCCATCGAAGAAGCTCACAAGTTTGGTCTTTCCAGTGGTTTAGTAAATACAACATATCAGCCACAATCCTCCCCTTCCACTGAGTCCAATGAAGAGGCTTCCCTTGACCCGTGGTGTCTGGACAGCAGCTACACAGATGACACAAAGCAACAAGCCAGAAAGGCCTCTGATGATCATGAGAAGGAGCATGAGGCGTATGTGAAGGAAGTGCTTTTTCAGACACTGCAACATAACCACGAGAAAGTAAGACAAGCATAATTTATCAAAAATAACCCAGTATTACAAAATTAAGAATTTGATTCTACTCTTCAGActgaaaacacaaacagcaatcAACTCTCTAGCCCCCAACAGTTTAAGACAAATTAACAGTCCTCCAACCCCCATATTTTAAGGGGGCATAAATGAGTACTGTTGGAGGGTAGAGGGGGACCCAACCACAATGCTGTGTGTGAGGTTTTATTTCCAAAGCAAAGACCAATGAGGTCAGCAACAGATTTGATGAAAATAGTTCCACACAAACTATTCAGTAATATTGACTATAATAAAAGACATACAAACAGTATTGTGCTCTGTGTTAGCCTGTAAATACCTGACTAGAAACCACAATGTGTGCTTTTGAAACCCACTGGATTAAAGTGCAGGGTTGTTTTGGAAGCCACTCTGCACTAAATCATACTGTCCAGAGTCTCATCTTTACTACACAGTGAATCTTAATTAAAGGCAACGTAAGATTTATGCTTTGAACttgcaaccaatacacactgtacAAGTCATTCATTTTCATAACCCCGATTTACTTTCTCTAATGCTTTAGATCTTTTATAACTAACAGGTAAAAGAAGAGAATGCCCAGCTAAGGAAACAGATTAAAGAACTACAGAAAATATCAAAGGCTCAAAAACAAAAGTAAGTCATATGTTAAGTGGAATTCTACAATCACATTGTGGACCAGAAACACAAAACGAAACAGCACACCAGATATAGCACTTAGATTCACTAAGACACTGGCACTCATTTTCCCCATGCATTTTTATAATTGCGTACTTAGTTAAAAACATCAATATCACAGTTCTCTAAACTCCtgtattcttgttgttgtttagaatcactttgcatgttattttcttttatcaGTCACCACTCACtatgatgtgatgactgaaacggGATGTACAGGGAATTCATCGATTGATTTGTGTGATCACTTACTGAAATACAGTGGAATTTTAATTTCTGTAAAGTGTTGCCAAAACCAGGCATGATCTTTACCTCTCCTGCTAGGGCGACATATCTGGTGGATGAGTTGCAGAAAAGAACAATTAAAGAAGAGAAGGAAGCTCAGGCTCTGGAATCTATGGTTCAGTCCGTGGAGCAGAACCTTGAGCTAATGACAGTGAGTATTTATGGCTTTTAAAACATCGGATCTATCTAGACCGCAGGCATGCGAGACGACAGTCATCTATTgtgttttttaatcaacaaaGTGTTCCCAGTATTTCAAAGAATATTGTGCTTTTAGCCTCAATAACATTAAATAATTTATAGCCTAATTTCCTGAAAACTTGGCTGTGTCATTCACTTATGTGGTGATATAATCTGCATTTCCGTAAGTTTGCTTCATGTTTCATTCGTCTCCATACAACTCAGACACACATGCCAGGAATTGACACAGCTGCTTCACCAGGCTGCCATAGCTCTGCAGGAATGATTAACGACTTTTTTCCCTTTTAAATTAGAAACGGGCTGTGAAGGCTGAAAATAATGTTGTTAAATTAAAACAGGAAATCCTACAGCTTCAGGTACGATCTTAAGTTGTAATACTAAAGTACAGACAGTATCAGCAGTTAAGAATAAACATTCTAGTGCATAGTGCAAGTCAAGGGGCTTGAGGTTATGTCAGGTGTTGAAATATGTCACTGCACATCTTTTACATAATCAAGTACACAACAAAACCATTGTGATTACATCATCCAGCAGAGAACTGTGCTGATCAATAGATCTCCACCCTTGAAGAAACACATGCAAGTGTGGTAGAAAAAGCAAAGCACTTTAACATTTCATTTTCTAgaataaaaaaagctgttttaaagCATACTCCCACGCTTTGCAGGAATGTTCCCCTCCGTGCAAACTGATGAATCTGTTATTAGATTACTGCCGTTTAGTTTACGATTTTGCATTGTAACTGTtagcaagtattttttttttgcttcagtaTCTGacattgatatgtttttttttttttctgtagagtCAGTTTGAGATCTGTAGAGCTGAAAACGAGCAGCTTCGAGCTGGAGAAACTGCGAGCTTGAATACAATGAAACACAATGCACATGTTGCTTCAGAGTGTCTCAGCAAAGCTGCAAGCAGCGCGGAGGCTTCTATAAAGTTAGTATCCAGCGTCACCATTGGCTAGAGTCGCTGTGCAGGACATCGGCTCACTAATGTTGTGATTCACATTTTTAGCCATGCAATTATAATTGTAAAACCTGGAGGTCTGTTTATGAAAACAGAATAGCGAAGCAGTTTGCAATTTTTCTGATATAtagttacagttgttacaaagtgtATTCTGTTGACATACTGTTTTGCGTCAGATCTTATCAGTTCTCAGAAGCAATGTTGGGTgaggttagtacttggatggatcAGCGCCAAAGAAAATTGTGCAAGAAGTTGTGCTGGTGGCTCAGTAGAGGGCATTCTTCATCTCCACTCTTGGTTGTAACTCAACCAGTACCCCAGCATTGTGTTAGGGGACCATGAATATTTGATCTGATTCATATTTTGATTTTATTGAAAGCAAATTGCAATCTGTGCCATATTTTTCtaatatagattattattattttatttcttttacagaCAGTTGATGTCTGGCGCAGAAACGCTGTGCATGGTGTCCCAGCTTCTAAAATCCATCGACAAGATTTCAGAAATACCGAGTGAAGACCGATAAATTTAACTGGGTGTACTAAATATAATGCAAAATATAACTTGACATGAAAAAGTTCTACTAAGCAAAACGCCCACATAAATCCTTTTATAAAGGAAGCATTGCCCTTTTATAACATTAATGGATCAAAGGAAGCAATAACAATTGAAAAGACAACTTAAAATGGCCTGGTACAATTTGTATACTAAAACCATGCCTGCattgattgatttgttttaacttgtatttaaatatt encodes the following:
- the LOC117422469 gene encoding endosome-associated-trafficking regulator 1-like; the protein is MTTSKAKHTGSGKTLIIEDDEPQEESDEMNPFSFKQFIHSKNQPTSSTQDTNEKKRNQKKLLGSTFIVEKGTATPQGYNFNLDVQEPFFSDPTMHSPSVQEEDEDEEEGDWSGSYQPSAIEEAHKFGLSSGLVNTTYQPQSSPSTESNEEASLDPWCLDSSYTDDTKQQARKASDDHEKEHEAYVKEVLFQTLQHNHEKVKEENAQLRKQIKELQKISKAQKQKATYLVDELQKRTIKEEKEAQALESMVQSVEQNLELMTKRAVKAENNVVKLKQEILQLQSQFEICRAENEQLRAGETASLNTMKHNAHVASECLSKAASSAEASIKQLMSGAETLCMVSQLLKSIDKISEIPSEDR